The window aggatgtcgataaATAATAGAGGGGGTATGCTGCTAGGCCAAGCGGGTTGGTCGCTCGGCTGGAACTTCGCTGCTCCTGCGTctcgtccgctcggccggaacttCGCTACTCCTGTGCACGTGCCCGCTCGACCTTAACTCCGCTATTCCTGTGTCAGATTCGGCCGACCAGAGCTCTACTGTGCCAATACCGAGTCCTATCGcaaggccgagcggggtagctgctcgaCCCGGCTTCTGCACATCGTCTCCTCTTTCGTCCAGCGTCCACTACTCCCTTGAGCGACAATCATTTGACACTTCCCCGTGTCAAAGGCAGAATCGAATCGAAACCTTCTCCCCCCGAGATCGGACCGGAACCTCCCCCCCGGTTGGACGTGATCACCCGACCGATGATATCCGAGCGTTGATCGCCTTAATCACCCGATCGACCGATGATATCTGAGCGTTGACCGCTTTGATTTTGACCTCCATCGTAGTAACTATCTTCCGCGAGATGGAGTCCCTCCTTATCACAACATCAGTATTTATTTCACTACAAAGAACTAGTAGACAAACACTTTAACCGCAGAACTTGTAAATTTCATTCTAGCAATGTTTCATAGTTTTGAGAGCATAAAGCTAGATTGCACAAAACCTAATCTACTTTGGTGAACTTTCGGACGGCTAGTGCCAGGCCCAAGATCAATATGGGCACAAGGAACTGCAATATTTTGATCAAGAACTCGGATGATTTATCGGGGATGTTGGGTGCCTGCTGAAGTGGTACATAAACGCGCTTTGCTGGAACAGTTGAAGAATCTATCTGGCCAATGTAGTACTTTGCCATCATATCCCTGGCAGAATTACTGTGACCTATATCATCAAAATCATTGGTGGCATCCTTTCCTGGGAAGAGATCAAATGAAGAATTTTACTTTTCAACATCATAATATTAGAGTATGGAACTTTGAAATTCAACATTTCAACCAAACCAATCAATCTACACTAAAAGCACAGTTAACATCTAATAGCCGAGTTAGTACTCGGATGGTAGATTACCACAAGAGAACAGAGATCGAATCCCCGAGGAGCAATCCCTCGAGAAATAAAATCTCTCCCGCCTAAAGAGACACTGTTCAGTTATCATAATTTACCTCCCTTCCAAATGACTTGGGACAGACGTGCGGGTCTAGGGTGAATGCACCACCTTTTACCACAACAGTTAACATCCAACATAAACAAGAAAAGGAACGTGCATTTCTACCAGTTGCGGCAAGCAAAATCTCATCACCACCTGGATGATCTTCCAAAAATGAGGTGACATGACATCATAAACCTACAAGAAAGAAATTATTTGCAGGGGCATGGATGAGGGttctagaaagaaaaaaaaattatacattatATTTGGCATGGAGTTTAGAACGTAAAGTAAAATGGATATAGGTTTCTAATACCTTCCTGAGGCCCTAGTCAAAAACTTCACATTAGAAAGGGTTCATGATTTTATCATCAGTAATCCTATAAAGATCTCATTGAGCCGGTTAGTTGATCTATCCACAAATGACATCTCACTGACTTTACTATTGCTATCAATGTCAAAGCTAATGCCAGCCAAAAGTTATCATATTTCTCATGAAAAAAACAATTAAATATTTGCTAGGAGCTATTTGGTTAAAATGTGATTTATGTTTCATGTTGTCAGGTACAATTTAATGGAGGCTTTCATttatgaatttgttaaagcaCAACATGATAGAAAAACAATGGAATTAATATAACATATCCAAGAATGGTAGGAGTTTATTGTTAGAAGGACTCATAATAAGTGAAAGTTGACAACATGGCTTACATGGCCATAGAAAGCAGCTgcagaattttgaattttgaactaaAGATTCATAGGACATTCATTGCCACTTTAAACTAaagattattttgaattttgaaagccGGTACGAAGGCCAAGATATATGACATCAAATTAAATCAAGCTCAGTCAAAAGTTAAGTAGCAAAACTTTCACTACAAAAATTGAATTTTACTTGTAATATGGCGGTATATATATCATCTATGTAAAGCATACGTATATAACTCTAGTCTCTTTTCGCAAAACGGCAAGATC is drawn from Zingiber officinale cultivar Zhangliang chromosome 1B, Zo_v1.1, whole genome shotgun sequence and contains these coding sequences:
- the LOC122041983 gene encoding cytochrome b5-like is translated as HVTSFLEDHPGGDEILLAATGKDATNDFDDIGHSNSARDMMAKYYIGQIDSSTVPAKRVYVPLQQAPNIPDKSSEFLIKILQFLVPILILGLALAVRKFTKVD